In a genomic window of Chloracidobacterium sp.:
- a CDS encoding glutathione peroxidase, with the protein MLDHELRRLASSERVRLCEAFAGQVLLVVNTASQCGFTPQYEGLEALHRRYAGRGFAVLGFPSNDFMGQEPGSEEEIAEFCRTQYGVEFPMFEKIRVRGQEAHAFYRALTEAAGGKAPRWNFHKYLIGRDGRLLAQFPSSVRPDDPRLIESIEQALAATP; encoded by the coding sequence CTGCTCGACCACGAGCTTCGTCGCCTCGCCTCGAGCGAGCGCGTGCGCCTGTGCGAGGCCTTCGCCGGGCAGGTCCTGCTCGTGGTCAACACCGCGAGCCAGTGCGGCTTCACGCCGCAGTACGAGGGGCTCGAGGCGCTCCATCGGCGCTATGCCGGGCGCGGCTTCGCCGTCCTCGGCTTCCCCTCCAACGACTTCATGGGGCAGGAGCCGGGCAGCGAGGAGGAGATCGCCGAGTTCTGCCGCACCCAGTACGGCGTCGAGTTCCCGATGTTCGAGAAGATCCGGGTGCGCGGGCAGGAGGCCCATGCCTTCTATCGCGCCCTCACCGAGGCGGCGGGCGGCAAGGCGCCGCGCTGGAACTTCCACAAGTACCTGATCGGCCGCGACGGGCGGCTGCTCGCGCAGTTCCCGAGCAGCGTCCGGCCCGACGATCCCCGTCTGATCGAGAGCATCGAGCAGGCGCTCGCCGCCACGCCCTGA
- a CDS encoding response regulator transcription factor has translation MGRIRVLLVDDHELVRVGLRALLEAEEDIEVVAEAATGEEALRLARALRPDVVLMDLKLPGMGGLAATEHLVRSGLGRVVAVTAQGD, from the coding sequence ATGGGCCGAATCCGGGTGCTGCTGGTCGACGACCACGAGCTGGTGCGGGTCGGTCTGCGGGCGCTGCTCGAGGCCGAGGAGGACATCGAGGTGGTGGCCGAGGCGGCCACCGGAGAGGAGGCGCTGCGTCTCGCGCGCGCGCTCCGCCCGGACGTGGTGCTCATGGATCTCAAGCTTCCGGGCATGGGCGGGCTCGCCGCCACTGAGCATCTGGTGCGCTCCGGACTCGGGCGGGTGGTGGCGGTCACGGCCCAGGGCGAT